In Camelina sativa cultivar DH55 chromosome 16, Cs, whole genome shotgun sequence, a single window of DNA contains:
- the LOC104750156 gene encoding nuclear pore complex protein NUP98B-like, with product MRMLSVISLLGIKADWSTNPTNPFAQKTLTTTPNFPSPFGQPTTPTFGQPTTPSFGQPTTPSFGQPTSPSMFGSTASNATSVFGSSPSFATSTQQPFGSAPAHGSNSAFSMGGNNNNSQSSPLFGSNPLFGQSTTPTFQQTSSAFGLNTTPTFQQTSSVNGQNTNPANGQSNIFSTPSTGSANLFSSSKSFTTSISPYGQTTPALSTPYQSVQPTQPSGAFSFNNFAQTQTGGTGNLSQSNFKQVPAFGNSAIMQPTPVTNPFGTLPALPQVSIGHGRNSPSIQYGISSMPVVDKPAHVRVSPLLTSRHLLQRRVRLPTRKYRPGDDGPKVPFFSDEENSSTPKADALFIPRENPRALFIRPVERVKSEHRKDGPAPLQENGNKSNGVTNGANHENKNNGETCEAPPVKANQKPNGTHENHGGDKNGSHSSPSGTDIETLMPKLHHAEYFTEPRIQELATKERVDPGHCKRVKDFVVGRHGYGSIKFLGETDVCKLDLEMVVQFKNREVNVYMDESKKPPVGQGLNKPAVVTLLNIKCMDKKTGTQVKEGARLDKYKEMLKRKAEEQGAKFVSYDAVKGEWTFKVEHFSSYKLGEEDDM from the exons ATGAGAATGTTGTCAGTAATCAGTCTCCTTGGAATAAAAGCAGACTG GTCNACAAATCCAACAAACCCTTTTGCACAGAAGACTTTAACAACTACCCCAAATTTTCCCTCTCCCTTTGGTCAACCCACTACCCCCACCTTTGGTCAACCCACTACCCCATCCTTTGGTCAACCCACTACCCCATCCTTTGGTCAACCCACTAGCCCATCCATGTTTGGGTCAACTGCATCAAATGCCACATCCGTTTTTGGATCATCCCCTAGTTTTGCAACAAGCACACAGCAGCCATTTGGTTCAGCCCCTGCACATGGGTCAAATTCAGCATTTAGCATGGGTGGAAATAATAACAACAGTCAGTCATCTCCGCTGTTCGGTTCAAACCCTTTATTTGGACAGAGTACTACTCCTACATTTCAACAGACTAGTTCTGCGTTTGGACTGAATACCACTCCTACATTTCAACAGACTAGTTCTGTGAATGGACAGAATACCAATCCTGCAAATGGACAGAGTAACATTTTCAGTACACCTTCCACTGGCTCCGCAAATCTGTTTTCAAGCTCTAAATCCTTCACTACAAGCATCTCTCCCTATGGTCAAACAACG CCTGCTCTTTCGACACCTTACCAATCAGTTCAGccaactcaaccatcaggtgCTTTTAGTTTCAACAACTTTGCTCAAACCCAAACAG GTGGAACGGGAAATTTGAGCCAAAGCAACTTTAAGCAAGT gCCTGCGTTCGGTAACTCTGCTATTATGCAACCAACTCCTGTTACAAACCCATTTGGAACGCTTCCTGCTTTGCCTCAGGTTTCAATTGGTCATGGTAGGAATTCACCTTCCATTCAGTATGGAATCTCCAGCATGCCT GTCGTTGATAAGCCTGCTCATGTAAGAGTATCTCCACTCCTGACTTCTCGACACCTTTTACAAAGGCGGGTCAGGCTACCTACAAGGAAGTACCGTCCTGGTGATGATGGTCCAAAG GTTCCATTCTTCAGCGATGAAGAGAATTCCAGTACACCAAAGGCTGATGCCCTTTTCATTCCAAGGGAAAACCCTAGAGCTTTATTTATACGCCCAGTTGAAAGGGTAAAATCAGAACATCGAAAGGATGGCCCGGCCCCACTGCAGGAGAATG GTAATAAGTCAAATGGGGTTACTAATGGGGCCAACCATGAGA ATAAGAATAACGGTGAAACTTGTGAGGCTCCTCCGGTTAAAGCCAATCAGAAACCGAACGGAACACATGAAAATCACGGAGGCGACAAAAACGGTTCACACAGTTCACCAAGCGGAACAGATATCGAGACATTGATGCCGAAGCTGCACCACGCTGAATATTTCACAGAGCCTCGGATCCAAGAACTGGCTACAAAAGAAAGGGTTGATCCGGGTCATTGCAAGCGGGTAAAGGACTTTGTTGTTGGGAGACACGGTTACGGGAGTATAAAGTTTCTGGGAGAGACGGATGTGTGTAAACTCGACCTGGAAATGGTGGTTCAGTTCAAAAACCGAGAAGTGAATGTGTACATGGACGAGAGCAAGAAACCTCCTGTGGGTCAAGGACTGAATAAGCCCGCCGTTGTAACTTTGCTGAACATAAAATGTATGGACAAGAAGACCGGTACGCAAGTGAAGGAAGGCGCGAGATTGGACAAGTACAAGGAAATGCTGAAGAGGAAAGCTGAGGAACAGGGAGCTAAGTTTGTGTCCTATGATGCTGTGAAAGGCGAGTGGACGTTCAAGGTGGAGCATTTCAGTTCCTAcaagcttggagaagaagatgatatgtAG
- the LOC104753477 gene encoding uncharacterized protein LOC104753477 codes for MPVSKTYQSDRLLWHYTKSGKYSVKSGYQLARELIAEVEFGPSCMSLRAQSWKLDVPTKIQHFFWKIASGTLPVLERLACRGVRCDALCKRCDSETETINHALFDCPRSRCIWELVPVLLEPGGFPYASIFANLNFIFWRATSQSGVSDIISRLPWILWSLWKDMNKKVFQGTESEPIEILNQAANEKLLWEEAKSYSVSNLLPPPVVEERDYSTRCQVDGSWKGSDPFQGLGWCCCNGDDYTILLGEWSVRRGLTSLHAELQALIWAMESLLAAGVACQAFETDCAELVAMVQAPDDWPAFSILLEDFSQLRTSYPSPLSGFSATST; via the coding sequence ATGCCGGTCAGTAAAACTTATCAATCGGATAGATTATTATGGCACTATACTAAGTCAGGGAAGTATTCGGTTAAGTCAGGTTATCAGTTAGCCCGAGAATTAATTGCGGAAGTTGAATTTGGGCCTTCGTGTATGTCCCTGCGGGCTCAGTCCTGGAAATTAGATGTCCCCACGaagattcaacattttttctggaaAATTGCCTCGGGTACCCTTCCCGTGTTAGAACGGCTTGCGTGTCGGGGTGTCCGTTGTGATGCTTTGTGTAAGCGGTGTGACTCAGAGACGGAGACTATAAACCACGCACTGTTTGATTGTCCTCGGTCGCGATGTATTTGGGAGTTGGTCCCGGTGTTGCTGGAACCAGGAGGTTTTCCGTATGCCTCTATCTTTGCgaatttaaatttcatattttggaGGGCGACTTCTCAATCCGGGGTTTCTGATATTATTTCTCGACTCCCCTGGATTTTATGGTCACTTTGGAAAGACatgaataaaaaggttttccaggGCACTGAGTCAGAGCCAATTGAGATTTTAAATCAAGCGGCAAATGAGAAATTATTGTGGGAGGAAGCCAAATCTTATTCAGTGAGCAATTTGCTCCCCCCGCCCGTAGTGGAAGAGAGGGATTATTCTACCCGCTGCCaggttgatggttcatggaaaggttCGGACCCTTTCCAGGGTCTGGGTTGGTGTTGTTGTAATGGTGATGATTACACGATTCTTTTGGGCGAATGGAGTGTCAGACGAGGCCTTACTTCCCTACATGCAGAATTACAAGCActgatctgggctatggagtctttaCTGGCGGCTGGAGTTGCTTGTCAGGCgttcgagacggattgtgcagagctAGTTGCGATGGTGCAGGCGCCTGATGATTGGCCTGCTTTTTCGATTTTACTGGAGGATTTTTCGCAGCTCAGAACATCTTACCCTTCTCCCTTGTCAGGATTCTCCGCGACCTCAACGTAA
- the LOC104750154 gene encoding glutathione S-transferase U15-like yields the protein MGERDEVKLLGTWYSPVVLRAKIALHLKSVDYDYVEEDLFGSKSELLLKSNPVYQKVPVLIHNGKPVCESLNIVEYIDETWKSSGPSILPSHPHDRALARFWSAFVDDKWFPAFIAATITKSEDTKAKGMEEVEEGLLRLEDVFVAISKGKPFFGGEAIGLIDICLGSFLVLLKAKEKLNGEKFLDESKTPFLCKWADIFLSDEMVKNVVPEIDKVAKFIREFEDRAQSVASRS from the exons atgggAGAGAGAGACGAAGTGAAACTTTTGGGAACATGGTACAGTCCGGTCGTGTTACGAGCAAAGATAGCTCTTCATCTCAAATCGGTTGATTATGATTACGTTGAAGAAGATTTGTTCGGATCCAAGAGTGAGCTTCTTCTCAAATCGAACCCGGTTTACCAGAAAGTCCCGGTTCTCATCCACAACGGTAAACCGGTTTGCGAGTCCCTTAACATCGTTGAATACATCGATGAGACGTGGAAATCATCTGGACCGTCCATTCTTCCTTCTCATCCTCATGATCGAGCTCTCGCTCGCTTCTGGTCTGCCTTCGTTGATGACAAG TGGTTTCCCGCTTTCATAGCGGCAACAATCACAAAATCGGAAGATACAAAAGCAAAAGGCATGGAAGAAGTGGAAGAAGGGTTGTTGCGACTTGAGGATGTGTTTGTTGCCATAAGCAAAGGTAAACCCTTTTTTGGTGGTGAAGCGATTGGGTTAATAGACATTTGCCTCGGAAGCTTTTTGGTTCTCTTGAAAGCTAAAGAGAAGCTTAATGGAGAAAAGTTTTTAGACGAATCAAAAACTCCATTTCTTTGTAAATGGGCCGACATATTTTTGTCGGATGAAATGGTGAAGAATGTGGTGCCGGAGATCGATAAAGTCGCTAAGTTTATACGAGAGTTTGAAGATAGAGCTCAATCTGTGGCTTCTAGATCCTGA